From the Lysobacterales bacterium genome, one window contains:
- a CDS encoding HRDC domain-containing protein: MARWVADRPALNDALAALRASSRLALDTEFERIRTYWPKLALVQAMLADDAVLIDPLAFDVLHDLGDAISQPGQTWLMHSPSEDLVALAPLLPRPPEALFDTQLAAALAGLGTGLGYQKLVALVLGVELEKTETRSDWMQRPLSDRQFAYAADDVVHLDALGDALLERLDALGRRTWIAQEGERTLRTAFAAGTPVNLHHDYRSAWKLDLDAQRRLDALLRWREQTARDSDRPKPWVIDNQVAHDLAAKPPTQAAELQRMLQAQRAFPRAKSGDLLELLRDPPRHDDFVPAPKPFSRDEEAALERLKAGIEAEAATLAIEPALLAPRKAQEARLRHGAWPVDLPEWRRQRLDAIAARAFS, translated from the coding sequence CGATGGGTTGCCGACCGACCGGCGCTGAATGATGCCCTTGCGGCCTTGCGTGCCTCGTCGCGGCTCGCGCTCGATACCGAGTTCGAACGCATCCGCACCTATTGGCCGAAGCTCGCGCTGGTGCAGGCGATGCTGGCGGACGATGCGGTGCTGATCGATCCGCTCGCGTTCGATGTCCTGCACGACCTTGGCGACGCGATCTCGCAGCCCGGTCAAACCTGGCTGATGCACAGCCCGAGCGAAGATCTGGTGGCGCTCGCGCCACTCTTGCCGCGCCCGCCCGAAGCCTTGTTCGATACGCAGCTCGCAGCGGCACTGGCCGGCCTCGGCACCGGGCTCGGGTATCAGAAGCTGGTCGCGCTCGTGCTCGGTGTCGAACTGGAGAAGACCGAGACGCGCTCGGACTGGATGCAGCGTCCACTCAGTGATCGCCAGTTCGCGTATGCCGCCGATGATGTCGTGCATCTCGATGCACTCGGCGATGCGCTGCTCGAACGGCTCGACGCACTCGGACGCCGCACCTGGATCGCGCAAGAGGGCGAACGCACCCTGCGCACCGCATTCGCGGCGGGCACGCCGGTCAATCTCCATCACGACTACCGCAGCGCCTGGAAGCTCGATCTCGACGCGCAACGACGCCTCGACGCCCTGCTGCGTTGGCGCGAACAGACCGCACGCGACAGCGATCGTCCGAAGCCGTGGGTGATCGACAACCAGGTCGCGCACGACCTCGCCGCGAAGCCGCCGACCCAGGCCGCCGAGTTGCAACGCATGTTGCAGGCGCAGCGCGCATTCCCGCGCGCGAAGTCCGGCGACCTGCTCGAACTGCTGCGCGATCCGCCACGGCACGATGATTTCGTTCCCGCGCCGAAGCCATTCTCGCGCGACGAGGAAGCCGCACTGGAGCGCCTCAAGGCTGGCATCGAGGCTGAAGCCGCGACACTCGCGATCGAGCCCGCGCTGCTCGCCCCGCGCAAGGCTCAGGAAGCTCGCTTGCGCCACGGGGCCTGGCCTGTCGATCTGCCGGAATGGCGACGCCAGCGGCTGGACGCCATTGCCGCGCGCGCCTTCAGTTGA